From Candidatus Eremiobacterota bacterium, one genomic window encodes:
- a CDS encoding type II secretion system protein, with the protein MSALYSDKRGFTILELLVACAVLVILMSLVIAFLVPGMRISALGAARVEIQQEALRSIQKINTDLDLSVPAGVGLYITGAVPKQGPLYLSVMRLSYVDPQGKQLWEDNLVVYSWKGPGTPLVRKVWTPSSQPALGLTFTTPSRFLQSQIIQIADEPLLRGQIVARDVAELNMESSSAAPTVSSPVKITIKLSREAATGRKDPEVFELSRTIGLRNQTP; encoded by the coding sequence ATGTCAGCGTTGTACAGCGATAAAAGGGGTTTCACGATCCTGGAGCTTCTCGTGGCCTGCGCGGTCCTTGTCATTCTCATGTCCCTCGTGATAGCCTTCCTGGTGCCGGGAATGAGGATCTCGGCCCTGGGGGCGGCCCGCGTGGAGATCCAGCAGGAAGCCCTCCGCTCCATCCAGAAAATCAACACCGATCTCGATCTCTCGGTACCTGCCGGCGTGGGCCTTTACATCACGGGCGCAGTGCCGAAGCAGGGCCCCCTTTATCTCTCGGTAATGAGGCTTTCCTACGTCGATCCCCAGGGAAAGCAGCTCTGGGAGGACAACCTGGTGGTATATTCCTGGAAAGGTCCCGGCACGCCCCTGGTGCGCAAGGTATGGACACCGTCATCACAGCCTGCGCTGGGCCTTACCTTTACCACTCCTTCAAGATTCCTGCAGTCGCAGATTATCCAGATCGCCGACGAGCCATTGCTGCGTGGCCAGATCGTGGCCCGCGACGTGGCGGAATTGAATATGGAGTCTTCATCGGCGGCTCCCACGGTGTCCTCGCCTGTGAAAATCACCATAAAGCTCAGCAGGGAGGCTGCCACGGGGCGCAAGGACCCCGAGGTCTTTGAGCTCTCAAGAACCATAGGATTGAGGAACCAGACGCCATGA
- a CDS encoding KUP/HAK/KT family potassium transporter: protein MKHLNSHIKDIVKPLGIVFGDIGTSPIYTISALFLFLEPEPYHIRGVLSMIVWSMIIVVYVQYTWLVMNLSIRGEGGIVILREILTPLLKNKRSVRVLTFVTFIGLSFIMGDGVMTPAITILSAVEGLELVPGIGHIPLFVVLLIAMVITFFLFAFQKRGTDKVSRYFSPIMILWFLALAFSGIFSIGRDPSILSALSPFTAIDFIWTHPHISLLLLSEVILAITGTEALYADMGHLGKKSIVKSWHFVFVCLALNYLGQGAHLIQNPQTKSVLFEMILHQAPFFYVPFLLLTVCATIIASQAMISAVFSIVYQGINTNILPRMKVEHTSKELSTQIYIGAANWMLFAAVIFMLLLFKKSGNMALAYGFAINVDMSITAVLLICIYYLKGEKRLAGASCCTAVVILTFLAANIHKVPKGGYWSIIMACFPLLLILLYRAGQVKLYKALRPMALNNFLVRYEEAYKNQSRIKGTGIYLLRDVKNVSPYIANTMFRHNIFYENNIILSIYTKDKPFGLKSYFRDSLGTNLRVFEIHFGYMEVVNIEEVLKEHGIEEKVIFYGIEDISTKSFLWKIFAIIKLLSPAIVQFYNLPPEKLLGVVTRVKI from the coding sequence ATGAAGCATCTCAACAGCCATATTAAGGATATAGTAAAGCCCCTAGGTATTGTATTCGGCGATATAGGCACCAGCCCCATATATACCATCTCGGCTCTTTTCCTCTTCCTTGAGCCGGAGCCCTACCATATCAGGGGAGTCCTCTCCATGATCGTGTGGTCAATGATCATAGTGGTCTATGTCCAGTACACCTGGCTTGTGATGAACCTGAGCATCCGCGGGGAAGGCGGTATCGTCATTCTGCGGGAGATTCTGACCCCTCTTCTCAAGAACAAGAGGAGTGTCCGTGTTCTCACCTTTGTCACTTTTATCGGCCTTTCCTTCATTATGGGAGATGGCGTTATGACACCAGCCATTACTATCCTGAGCGCCGTTGAGGGGCTGGAGCTGGTGCCAGGCATAGGGCATATCCCTCTTTTCGTCGTGCTCCTCATCGCCATGGTCATCACCTTCTTTCTTTTTGCCTTCCAGAAGCGAGGTACCGATAAGGTTTCAAGGTATTTCAGCCCCATCATGATACTATGGTTTCTGGCACTGGCTTTTTCAGGGATATTCTCCATAGGCCGTGATCCTTCGATTCTCTCCGCCCTGAGCCCGTTCACTGCGATTGATTTTATATGGACTCATCCCCATATCAGCTTGCTTCTGCTCTCGGAAGTCATTCTCGCAATTACGGGAACGGAAGCTCTTTACGCCGATATGGGACACCTGGGGAAGAAATCCATCGTGAAATCGTGGCACTTTGTCTTTGTGTGCCTTGCCTTGAATTACCTGGGGCAGGGTGCCCACCTCATCCAGAATCCCCAGACCAAGTCGGTGCTTTTTGAGATGATTCTCCATCAGGCTCCTTTCTTTTATGTGCCATTCCTTCTTCTGACTGTCTGCGCCACCATCATCGCCTCCCAGGCCATGATAAGCGCCGTCTTCTCCATAGTCTACCAGGGCATCAACACCAATATCCTGCCCCGCATGAAAGTGGAGCACACCTCGAAAGAGCTTTCGACGCAGATTTATATAGGCGCCGCGAACTGGATGCTTTTTGCCGCGGTGATATTCATGCTCCTCCTTTTCAAGAAATCAGGAAACATGGCCCTGGCCTACGGCTTTGCCATCAACGTGGACATGAGCATTACGGCTGTTCTTCTCATATGCATCTATTACCTGAAAGGGGAGAAAAGGCTAGCCGGGGCATCATGCTGCACCGCCGTGGTGATTCTCACCTTTCTCGCGGCCAATATTCACAAAGTGCCCAAGGGGGGCTACTGGTCCATCATCATGGCATGCTTCCCGCTCCTCTTGATTCTTCTCTACCGGGCCGGCCAGGTGAAGCTTTACAAGGCCCTCAGGCCCATGGCGCTCAACAACTTCCTGGTGAGGTACGAGGAAGCCTACAAGAACCAGAGCAGGATAAAGGGCACCGGCATCTACCTGCTGAGGGATGTGAAGAATGTCTCGCCTTATATCGCCAACACCATGTTCCGTCATAACATATTTTATGAGAACAACATCATCCTCTCCATATATACCAAGGACAAGCCCTTCGGCCTCAAGAGCTACTTCAGGGACAGCCTGGGAACCAACCTCAGGGTTTTTGAGATTCATTTCGGTTACATGGAGGTCGTCAATATCGAGGAAGTCCTCAAGGAGCACGGGATAGAGGAAAAAGTCATCTTTTACGGCATTGAGGATATCAGCACCAAGAGCTTCCTGTGGAAGATCTTTGCCATAATAAAGCTTCTCTCCCCAGCCATCGTGCAGTTCTATAACCTCCCCCCCGAGAAGCTGCTGGGCGTCGTCACAAGAGTGAAGATCTGA
- a CDS encoding type II secretion system F family protein, translating to MKQKGGSLYNSPLSPVAPSTELIICLRQLAALYRAGIPFGRALYIISQQTQHPTLKIVFTELVNNINIGWTITNAISIYPGVFPELYVRLIEVGENTGRLEQMLEKIAFHAEKTREKFMKLFTALAYPVFVIALCLAFLIIGPAFVFRGILEFLQDLKTDLPFPTHVLIFSSAMVRSPLFFVIFPILLFGIFMLARSLWKNRESRRLIQRLILAIPGVGKLYHTSEIATLARTLAIIFESGILLLPGLELTKRVVSIVDLQDAIDMVKKSVTLGDTIYDSFRKSPYFPPVFLQFITAGEQTGELGSMMNWAAWICEQNAEHAINVVLEALQPIIILLIGVIVGFIIIATMAPMLKVAQGLM from the coding sequence ATGAAACAGAAGGGGGGAAGCCTTTACAACTCGCCCTTGTCACCTGTCGCCCCCTCGACAGAGCTCATCATCTGCCTCAGGCAGCTTGCAGCCCTCTACCGCGCGGGCATCCCCTTCGGAAGGGCCCTCTATATCATATCCCAGCAGACGCAGCACCCCACGCTCAAGATCGTCTTCACGGAGCTTGTGAACAACATCAATATAGGATGGACCATCACCAACGCCATCTCCATCTATCCAGGCGTCTTCCCCGAGCTCTATGTGAGGCTCATCGAGGTGGGGGAAAACACGGGAAGGCTCGAGCAGATGCTTGAGAAAATCGCCTTCCATGCCGAGAAGACCAGGGAAAAATTCATGAAGCTCTTTACGGCCCTTGCCTACCCTGTCTTTGTCATCGCGCTGTGCCTCGCCTTCCTCATCATCGGCCCCGCCTTTGTCTTCAGGGGGATCCTGGAGTTCCTGCAGGACCTCAAGACCGATCTCCCCTTCCCTACCCATGTGCTCATCTTTTCATCGGCCATGGTCCGGTCGCCTCTCTTTTTCGTCATCTTCCCCATCCTGCTCTTCGGGATCTTCATGCTCGCCAGGAGCCTCTGGAAAAACAGGGAGAGCAGGAGGCTCATCCAGCGGCTGATCCTTGCCATCCCCGGCGTGGGAAAGCTCTATCATACCAGCGAGATAGCCACGCTGGCCCGCACCCTGGCCATCATCTTCGAATCGGGAATCCTGCTCCTGCCGGGCCTGGAGCTGACCAAGAGGGTCGTCTCAATAGTAGACCTTCAGGACGCTATTGACATGGTAAAGAAATCGGTGACCCTTGGCGATACCATCTATGACTCCTTCAGGAAATCCCCTTACTTCCCGCCGGTGTTCCTCCAGTTCATCACCGCCGGCGAGCAGACGGGAGAGCTGGGCTCAATGATGAACTGGGCCGCCTGGATATGCGAGCAGAATGCCGAGCATGCCATCAATGTAGTCCTGGAAGCCCTCCAGCCCATCATCATCCTTCTTATCGGCGTCATAGTGGGCTTCATCATAATAGCCACGATGGCGCCGATGCTGAAGGTGGCCCAGGGCCTCATGTGA
- a CDS encoding serine/threonine-protein kinase — protein MRIHASLYLKRTPIVLAAALLICGVLSLPVPPPAAGIPPASITVGYPSMKAAGGAPPVKAAPAAKAAGKTVMTSFTFNTLPTPVEVTMYCKIITPVGTEGEFPFRIGESGKPFTFAVTEENGKFRMTFDTVDRKNESFLLADPDHMDFRLEKWGYLSRGRGVKKQNGTNDTICYSLKELMGGGSNKVPYQLYEETKDLVFFTDPPGARVFVYLVSAVSMEFLGKTDKVLSVKKTLFPDEQQSLRFIFQQDFFKDYPKEIALRDFSEKDIPQGFKPSKAIESQRAQGVPLYYYKAKITLIPDIPVISHLKFWAKYHPFYFYSTSILSLIIIVLIISYLKKHISAFIAERLRVAAWEALATKVNRDDPLFGRDIGKYRVVNKLGSGGMAVVYRAVPVKNLKEEDSVAIKVMHQDIMEDKESLDRFKREMKISSALNHANILKILDFGDQEVEIEGQKRSLLFIVMDLLKGKSLRAVIPPEGLPVEKFMEIITPVMKGVQHAHERGIIHRDLKPENIMLCDDGKVVVMDFGLARRKDGTNITQSGTTLGTPAYMSPEQVTSKEVDGRSDQYSIGIMAFHMLTGQLPFYDDVTINILFKHVTDAPPPLRSLKPDYPESFEKILLRMMEKEPDKRFKSVKEALEHFEFAASDYLSKMKTREMRLEN, from the coding sequence ATGAGAATTCACGCATCACTTTATCTGAAAAGAACACCCATCGTGCTCGCCGCAGCACTGCTGATATGCGGGGTGCTTTCGCTGCCTGTGCCTCCGCCGGCGGCGGGAATTCCCCCGGCCAGCATCACCGTGGGCTACCCCTCTATGAAGGCTGCAGGCGGCGCCCCTCCTGTCAAGGCCGCTCCCGCAGCGAAGGCTGCCGGTAAGACCGTGATGACAAGCTTCACGTTCAATACGCTGCCCACTCCAGTAGAAGTGACGATGTACTGCAAAATCATAACGCCTGTGGGCACTGAAGGCGAATTCCCTTTCCGCATAGGCGAATCAGGAAAGCCCTTCACCTTCGCCGTCACGGAGGAGAACGGGAAATTCCGCATGACCTTTGACACTGTTGACAGAAAGAATGAATCGTTTCTTCTTGCGGACCCCGACCATATGGACTTCAGGCTGGAGAAATGGGGATATCTCTCGAGGGGCAGGGGGGTCAAAAAGCAGAATGGCACAAATGATACCATATGCTATTCCCTGAAAGAGCTCATGGGAGGGGGCTCCAACAAGGTGCCTTACCAGCTTTACGAAGAGACAAAAGATCTTGTGTTCTTTACCGATCCGCCGGGAGCCCGGGTATTCGTCTATTTAGTAAGCGCCGTTTCGATGGAATTCCTGGGAAAAACAGACAAAGTCCTGAGTGTAAAAAAGACTTTGTTTCCAGACGAGCAACAGAGCCTACGCTTTATTTTTCAACAGGATTTCTTTAAGGATTATCCCAAAGAAATCGCCCTTCGGGATTTCAGCGAAAAAGATATCCCCCAGGGCTTCAAGCCATCTAAAGCAATTGAATCTCAGAGAGCACAGGGTGTTCCACTCTATTATTACAAAGCAAAGATAACATTGATACCCGATATACCTGTCATCAGCCATCTCAAATTCTGGGCAAAATATCATCCTTTTTATTTTTACTCGACTTCGATCCTTTCCCTTATTATTATTGTGCTCATAATCTCTTACCTGAAAAAGCACATCAGTGCCTTTATAGCCGAGCGCCTGAGGGTCGCCGCCTGGGAGGCCCTTGCAACGAAGGTGAACAGGGATGACCCCCTCTTCGGCCGCGACATAGGAAAGTACCGGGTCGTGAACAAGCTTGGCTCAGGAGGCATGGCTGTCGTGTATCGCGCCGTACCTGTTAAGAATCTTAAAGAAGAGGACAGCGTCGCCATTAAAGTGATGCATCAGGACATCATGGAAGACAAGGAGTCGCTTGATCGCTTCAAGAGGGAGATGAAGATTTCAAGCGCTCTCAACCACGCCAACATCCTTAAGATACTTGATTTCGGCGATCAGGAAGTCGAGATTGAGGGCCAGAAGAGAAGCCTCCTCTTCATTGTAATGGATCTCCTGAAGGGGAAATCCCTCAGGGCGGTTATCCCCCCAGAAGGCTTACCCGTGGAGAAGTTCATGGAGATAATCACGCCGGTGATGAAGGGCGTGCAGCATGCCCACGAGCGCGGGATCATCCACCGGGATCTCAAGCCTGAAAACATCATGCTCTGCGACGACGGGAAGGTTGTGGTGATGGACTTCGGCCTGGCGCGGCGCAAGGACGGCACCAACATTACCCAGTCAGGAACGACCCTGGGCACGCCGGCCTATATGTCACCTGAGCAGGTCACCAGCAAGGAGGTTGACGGCCGGAGCGACCAGTATTCAATCGGGATCATGGCCTTTCACATGCTGACGGGACAGCTTCCTTTCTATGATGACGTGACGATCAACATCCTTTTCAAGCACGTCACTGACGCGCCGCCGCCGCTTCGGAGCCTCAAGCCCGATTATCCCGAGAGCTTCGAGAAGATCCTGCTGCGCATGATGGAGAAGGAGCCTGACAAGCGCTTCAAGAGCGTGAAGGAAGCCCTTGAGCACTTTGAGTTCGCTGCGAGCGACTACCTTTCAAAGATGAAAACGAGGGAAATGAGGCTTGAAAACTGA